A stretch of Monomorium pharaonis isolate MP-MQ-018 chromosome 7, ASM1337386v2, whole genome shotgun sequence DNA encodes these proteins:
- the LOC105835143 gene encoding protein PRRC2C isoform X2 codes for MSTLSGIVSKGEKGKSKFQSLDINSLYRVSRGESLEPHQQKNTLPRKHGMQSLGKVPSARRPPANLPSLKSETSSSDPAVSLVPSGGSGWATTKDSTSSTTTTTTTVATSLDNTTTVSSTAQCAAGTTVSTSLHSLLPTQQNASQPPFLDQTNNKSSWSAIMSRSGDGTPIVAAVVGYAGLVGGAKGGRGALGLSFLAHQSPQFQHEFPSLSGQPSASVSTQSQTQQSSTTSNAISVAVHQSLLQQQPYSHNHSGGTPGNQQQLNRELNAQYGPGPSLRPQTEGSWIQGGSRTPGGAVPVTSAGPGNGNTPAGQALPLNIPVSGGHTQEGPGGGRQNLGQSPNMGAGPGGQHNSVNNQGSAPSSGPQIGPNLHHYRGLIPPFMYRSNFPGGFSSQFAPNSGSNNPQPRFNHPLGRFPPPLRERITEEEILTRPIIKEEDLSRMDDISRDAGWAAHDDIDYNQKLAFSDDEAESESPKNDEKKDIKEKKGDDNVDEKEKPRDRDSKELRDPPHRPWTQPMNRDYRGSNGASGAYASQSQLHSVHSLRGVEDDETWNERRRIKVEVASVVERARLRKEEEEKRFQESTKQAAAKKLQDLEQKMKEKQAKQKDEERAQSGEPKNLISVPPVPLPIPEWEREKENRERESRERSRTSSEGKDEKIIACVRDTRDNREGRDQGLTDFRQGDRDRQTFLRQQDPVRSERERERDRDREQRDSRDREQPAFSRHFQNNLPPRFQKQQAERSNANFNRISPNAERPASQAVPFSQQYDPGRWLHNYNSLNSGMKQSMPQRRNRTDSDASAPLDDERPPSRDHRGNAPPSREDRYRHSSHRSYDSRKPGGYYDEYSRNFRDYEYDDRHPRDSWERERHFDDKERDPKENLDSRDNRDNRDVRDNRDNRDGRDVKDSRPTSRDARDLRDARDKDKKDYDNFLKDSFDEREREQRERSENPEWREERNVGQDRQLESRRDVSKEERNERPQRPDSRDSRTSRESKTSLRDDELHKLRDCSSWVNEVSDYEEKKRELYHEETRERERDRDRRQPPGPVTKEKIEADELKNEKRSLTQLKRGSSDLQEKKEQPKDSAVEMKKDTDVWNRKTERTPESRQIERGDNSPKAWADAISPTFEKEEEKIAEAAKDGKESDEIKQSSLDKPALEKREEALTEDAKEQAKDEKREKSTRNRTSSSGSRIRESRGGRQWGGTFSVYTRGWRGPESRGRRGGPRSTGKSGMSAKSGSYGHTDSENSADEISGSTESGKEDKRSARSPKPSQKVEKEERNREVSRREDKRSTEYSQTRSEKRTYDGKPSHEAFAPSGEPSRRGRGGFRIRNTATGNRMEGYGPPSSKSPFSSERNTDEKHQQNAGRQNPPTPTPEKDASLLQSTPVESTDDKIIAKQQALTAGITGRRNKSPSQQAQQPANKQDANHPTQVSNVSSQKAQMRKEESRSKRTRSGSRRGRDNREARSRGSSGNVSKQPQSDVGNEDWETTSENSEEHIEDHKESRNTRNKHFGGRAIQLTSQNAANVHSRRNEQLANRDQREKNSKSSNPASRAPGAEKRTLQNAGFSAQKNHADSIPPLMQNAQIQNGRSRSQSSTNSGAVANKPSNKDSMVNRIDEIKLSDPNLVNQALNDLNKKSQTKDKKLVDSEIETNSCTEDATSVTAEDKVDADGFQEVRSKKNVKESRHNQKEEVKPVKRDKEKERERDRSKSKSNGSQQALQQAQNIPPLLGQNIPQPANVPQKQYDNRNTRNPRLAPRFQRLVKQQQQQMCATDASDMSKLNSNNYAKDSTNSPAPPPTVNAWDKPFTSQLRSNSPSAVSTDIQLMSGLIQNDHSHEGNEINSGHSSQRNSPSGEKTGKNLKETLTEKNVSDVSSPPVQTLIFENTKYTKNTTGPTDLAVKSKFSNHMKSQQRAEKRAEIEEEGSQIQQHQQPTLSVAFSNKPNDLIKDKNQEPIQMPLSFNKNEDNSDMKLDFTFDSDLSQLTDDKSKSLGMARSMHMTGGQSTISPSTAELNLKIASVKKVWENAPPMPTVVEHEDGTSVVSSAASFPQAFESGDVEDSYSPHQPSPYNQSNIKSEITTSTNVCKLVPPQVKPQQQSSGSSGTQPGSTVPGPSPIGAGQSPIGHPPVSLQGPLSPPPFNSTGQPSHINYQEFPQYPGSQAAQYGGMSAIPSPPAVLFNTGSGQLPAQAGGLYGAFQLDQSRSPFTQYAPYAPSLQSSFSQQNVYLQQPPPPPPHAPNAPTPEMYQNNLSQYRITAAAGPPFGQNQQLSNNPNTVLISSSSNSLMSASVKPSSQPIGAIGTKAPHFQSPSAPQPNQLAYIPYDPNQVLGVSGSYMSNSQLVQRPGPNVQASNSYYSATSADVFPGSQTGFYQSGGATQQTGTHYGLQGFGQHSQSLATGSATPVGLQNYGPSFLSSSGLQIAAAAQQFRNPTGGLPGPGNAAPTFLSKHQPQEQPRQLKSPSGNQQDVLASVFSSTPQIPSPKSRNCKQQSSSQQPQPSPTQHHKYQQYQGVSQSALVSSYNNYVLQQNVRGMGMPPRAGIQPSQQRYPPPIQRPVVPFAPGPNPNNPTQQQPACMPTQQQQQAQINRHRPNLHQQQQQQRNMKMQQQYYSPQGNVKMDSNDKSDNHNDKNDGPSGTQPGSNKPNVNQQDSDNNKEEVNQQNE; via the exons ATGTCTACTCTGTCAGGGATTGTGTCGAAGGGGGAGAAAGGAAAATCCAAGTTTCAATCATTAGATATCAATAGCTTGTACCGGGTGAGTAGG GGTGAATCTTTGGAGCCGCATCAGCAGAAAAATACATTACCGCGCAAACATGGAATGCAAAGTCTTGGAAAGGTGCCTTCGGCACGGCGTCCTCCGGCTAATTTGCCCAGTTTAAAAAGTGAAACTAGCAGCAGTGACCCGGCTGTCAGTCTTGTGCCAAGTGGAGGAAGTGGTTGGGCTACTACTAAGGATTCAACATCATCGACCACTACTACTACCACCACAGTAGCAACTTCATTAGATAACACTACT ACTGTCTCTTCAACAGCACAATGCGCAGCAGGGACCACTGTGTCAACATCCCTACACTCTTTACTGCCGACACAACAAAATGCATCACAACCTCCTTTTTTGGATCAGACAAACAACAAATCATCATGGAGTGCAATTATGAGCAGATCAGGAGACG GTACGCCCATTGTGGCAGCAGTGGTTGGTTACGCGGGGCTCGTGGGGGGCGCGAAAGGGGGAAGAGGTGCCCTTGGACTGAGTTTCCTCGCCCACCAGTCCCCGCAGTTCCAACACGAGTTTCCCAGTCTCAGTGGACAGCCGTCCGCCTCCGTCTCCACTCAGAGCCAGACTCAACAGTCCTCAACAACATCCAATGCAATCTCAGTCGCAGTCCATCAATCGTTACTACAGCAACAGCCGTATTCCCACAACCACTCAG GTGGGACGCCGGGGAACCAACAGCAATTGAATCGAGAATTAAATGCGCAGTATGGTCCAGGGCCGAGCCTGCGTCCACAGA CCGAAGGAAGTTGGATTCAAGGTGGAAGTCGTACGCCAGGTGGCGCAGTACCAGTAACATCAGCTGGTCCCGGAAATGGGAATACTCCGGCGGGCCAGGCCCTCCCTTTAAATATACCTGTTTCAGGAGGACACACCCAGGAGGGGCCCGGTGGAGGGCGGCAGAACTTGGGCCAATCGCCCAACATGGGCGCGGGCCCGGGAGGCCAGCATAATTCCGTAAATAATCAAGGTTCTGCGCCTTCTTCCGGTCCTCAAATTGGGCCAAATCTACATCACTATCGAGGTCTTATTCCTCCATTT atGTATAGATCAAATTTTCCTGGTGGATTTTCTTCGCAATTTGCACCAAATTCTGGATCCAACAACCCCCAACCTAGATTTAATCATCCTTTGGGTCGATTTCCACCTCCTCTACGTGAGCGCATAACTGAGGAAGAAATTCTGACTAGACCCATCATCAAAGAGGAAGATCTTTCGCGTATGGATGACATTTCCCGTGACGCAGGATGGGCTGCGCACGATGATATTGATTATAACCAAAAATTGGCCTTTAGCGACGACGAAGCTGAATCAGAATCACCGAAAAATGACgagaaaaaagatatcaaGGAGAAAAAAGGTGATGATAATGTAGACGAGAAGGAGAAACCTCGAGACCGAGACTCGAAGGAACTCCGTGATCCGCCGCATCGTCCTTGGACTCAACCTATGAATCGTGACTATCGTGGCTCAAACGGCGCAAGTGGTGCCTACGCCAGTCAATCGCAATTGCATTCTGTACATTCTTTAAGAG gTGTTGAGGATGACGAGACATGGAACGAACGACGTAGAATTAAAGTAGAGGTAGCATCCGTTGTCGAGCGTGCACGATTACGcaaggaggaagaggagaaacGCTTCCAAGAATCAACGAAACAAGCAGCGGCTAAGAAACTACAGGACTTGGAACAAAAGATGAAGGAAAAGCAGGCGAAACAAAAAGATGAGGAACGGGCGCAGTCTGGCGAACCCAAGAACTTGATCAGTGTGCCGCCTGTACCTCTTCCTATACCTGAatgggaaagagagaaggagaatcGAGAGCGAGAGAGTAGAGAACGATCTCGCACCTCGTCCGAAGGGAAAgatgagaaaattattgcgTGTGTACGCGATACTCGTGACAATAGAGAGGGCAGAGATCAAGGACTGACGGACTTTCGTCAAGGCGATCGCGATAGGCAGACTTTTTTACGACAACAAGACCCGGTTCGTAGCGAGCGCGAGAGGGAACGCGATCGTGATCGTGAACAAAGAGACTCAAGAGATCGCGAGCAACCAGCGTTCTCTCGACactttcaaaataacttgCCGCCAAGATTTCAAAAACAGCAGGCCGAGAGAAGCAATGCGAATTTCAACCGAATTTCACCAAATGCGGAAAGACCTGCTTCCCAGGCTGTTCCGTTTTCCCAACAATACGATCCCGGAAGATGGCTTCACAATTACAATTCATTGA ATAGCGGTATGAAGCAATCCATGCCGCAACGTCGTAATAGAACTGATTCGGATGCATCGGCACCATTGGATGATGAACGACCTCCGTCCCGAGATCATCGCGGTAACGCACCGCCATCGAGGGAAGATCGTTATCGACATTCTTCGCATCGGTCCTACGATAGCCGCAAACCAGGTGGTTATTATGATGAATACAGCCGTAATTTCAGAGACTACGAGTACGATGATAGGCATCCTCGTGATTCTTGGGAACGCGAAAGACATTTTGACGACAAAGAGCGAGACCCGAAGGAGAATTTGGACTCGAGAGATAATCGAGACAACCGAGATGTCCGTGACAATCGTGACAATCGAGACGGTCGCGATGTCAAAGATTCTCGTCCTACTAGTCGTGATGCTCGAGACTTAAGAGATGCGCGCGACAAAGACAAGAAAgattacgataattttttaaag gaTTCTTTCGATGAGCGAGAACGGGAACAAAGGGAGCGTTCTGAGAACCCTGAATGGCGTGAAGAACGCAACGTAGGTCAAGATAGACAGCTCGAAAGTCGTCGCGACGTGTCGAAGGAAGAACGCAATGAACGCCCGCAGAGACCGGACTCACGTGATAGTCGTACTTCCAGAGAATCGAAAACGTCTTTACGCGATGACGAACTGCACAAATTACGAGATTGCAGTTCCTGGGTAAACGAAGTATCAGATTACGAGGAGAAAAAACGAGAGTTGTATCACGAAGAGActagggaaagagaaagagatagagatagaagACAGCCTCCCGGTCCAGTCACTAAAGAGAAAATCGAAGCGGAtgaattgaaaaatgaaaaacgtaGTTTGACTCAACTGAAGAGAGGTAGTTCTGATCttcaagagaaaaaagaacagCCGAAGGATAGTGCTGTTGAGATGAAAAAGGATACGGATGTGTGGAACAGAAAAACGGAACGTACTCCGGAAAGCAGACAGATCGAGAGGGGTGATAATTCGCCGAAAGCGTGGGCTGACGCTATATCACCGACTTTTgagaaggaagaagagaaGATAGCAGAAGCTGCTAAAGATGGCAAAGAAAGCGATGAAATTAAACAGAGCTCGTTGGATAAGCCTGCtttagaaaaaagagaggaagcaCTTACCGAGGACGCTAAAGAGCAAGCTAAGgatgaaaaaagagaaaagagtaCGCGCAACAGAACAAGCAGTAGTGGCTCCAGAATCCGGGAATCCCGTGGTGGACGTCAGTGGGGAGGAACTTTCAGCGTCTATACTCGCGGTTGGCGTGGCCCGGAATCTAGAGGACGACGAGGTGGACCACGATCTACTGGTAAATCCGGGATGTCCGCCAAGAGCGGTTCATATGGGCACACTGATTCCGAGAATAGTGCTGACGAGATATCCGGCTCCACTGAGTCTGGAAAAGAGGATAAGCGATCGGCTCGTTCCCCGAAACCATCTCAGAAGGTCGAGAAGGAGGAGCGCAATCGCGAGGTGTCAAGACGAGAGGATAAGCGTAGTACCGAGTATTCTCAGACACGCAGCGAGAAAAGAACATATGATGGTAAGCCTAGCCATGAAGCTTTCGCGCCGTCAGGCGAACCGTCCCGTCGTGGCAGAGGTGGTTTCCGTATCCGAAATACGGCCACGGGCAATCGTATGGAAGGCTACGGACCACCATCCAGTAAGAGTCCGTTTTCGTCGGAACGTAATACAGATGAAAAGCATCAGCAAAATGCTGGACGGCAAAATCCACCGACCCCGACTCCAGAGAAAGATGCAAGTCTCTTGCAATCCACGCCAGTTGAGTCTACCGACGATAAGATAATCGCGAAGCAACAGGCACTTACAGCGGGTATCACAGGCAGACGCAATAAGTCTCCGAGTCAGCAAGCTCAACAACCTGCTAACAAGCAAGACGCAAACCATCCAACTCAAGTCTCCAACGTTTCGTCCCAAAAAGCGCAAATGCGAAAGGAAGAGTCCCGTTCCAAGAGAACTCGTAGTGGAAGTAGGAgg GGAAGAGATAACCGTGAAGCTCGTTCACGCGGCAGCAGTGGCAATGTATCAAAACAGCCACAGTCGGACGTAGGCAATGAAGATTGGGAAACTACATCAGAGAACAGCGAGGAACATATAGAGGATCACAAAGAGTCTCGTAACACACGCAATAAGCATTTTGGTGGACGAGCCATTCAATTAACGAGCCAAAATGCCGCTAATGTGCATTCCCGTAGAAACGAGCAGTTGGCAAATAGAGACCAACGTGAGAAAAATTCCAAGTCTTCCAATCCGGCGTCGCGAGCCCCGGGAGCAGAGAAACGAACTCTGCAGAATGCCGGATTTAGTGCTCAAAAGAATCATGCCGACAGTATACCGCCTCTAATGCAAAATGCGCAAATACAGAATGGAAGGTCGAGAAGTCAAAGCTCGACTAACAGTGGCGCGGTTGCAAATAAaccgagtaataaagatagcaTGGTTAATCGTATTGATGAGATCAAGTTAAGCGATCCAAATCTTGTTAATCAAGCGCTGAACGATCTCAATAAGAAGTCCCAGACGAAAGACAAAAAACTAGTGGATTCGGAAATCGAAACAAATAGCTGTACCGAGGACGCAACAAGTGTTACAGCGGAAGATAAAGTAGATGCTGACGGTTTTCAGGAAGTGCGTTCGAAGAAAAACGTGAAGGAATCTCGACATAATCAGAAGGAGGAAGTGAAGCCCGTTAAGAGAGACAAAGAAAAAGAGCGTGAACGCGATCGTTCGAAGTCAAAGTCGAATGGATCACAACAGGCTCTGCAGCAGGCACAAAATATACCTCCTCTACTTGGCCAGAATATCCCGCAGCCGGCGAACGTACCGCAGAAGCAGTACGACAATCGAAATACAAGAAATCCAAGACTCGCGCCACGATTCCAACGTCTAGTgaagcaacagcagcagcaaatGTGCGCGACCGACGCAAGCGATATGAGCAAGCTGAATAGCAACAACTACGCTAAAGACTCTACTAACAGTCCTGCTCCTCCACCAACGGTTAATGCTTGGGACAAACCTTTCACAAGCCAATTGCGTTCGAATTCTCCGTCTGCAGTCTCCACAGACATTCAACTGATGTCTGGTTTGATTCAAAATGATCATAGTCATGAAGGCAATGAGATTAATTCTGGACACAGCAGCCAACGAAATTCACCAAGTGGTGAGAAGACGGGGAAGAACCTGAAGGAAACTCTGACGGAAAAGAATGTGTCCGACGTGTCTTCACCTCCCGTACAGACCTTGATCTTCGAGAATACGAAATATACAAAGAATACAACTGGACCAACAGATCTGGCCGTAAAATCGAAGTTTTCGAATCACATGAAATCACAACAACGAGCCGAAAAGCGTGCGGAAATAGAAGAGGAAGGTAGCCAAATCCAGCAACATCAACAACCGACGCTCTCCGTTGCATTTTCCAATAAACCGAATGACTTAATCAAAGACAAAAATCAAGAACCTATTCAAATGCCTTTATCATTCAATAAAAACGAAGATAATTCCGACATGAAATTGGACTTTACTTTTGACTCTGATCTTTCGCAATTGACGGATGATAAGAGTAAAAGTTTAGGCATGGCACGCTCCATGCATATGACTGGTGGTCAGAGCACGATATCGCCGTCGACCGCGGAACTCAACCTTAAAATCGCGTCTGTAAAAAAAGTCTGGGAGAATGCACCACCAATGCCGACCGTAGTCGAGCATGAGGACGGTACCAGTGTGGTCAGTAGTGCGGCCAGCTTCCCGCAAGCGTTCGAAAGCGGCGACGTTGAGGACAGTTACAGCCCTCACCAACCCTCACCATACAATCAGAGCAATATAAAAAGCGAAATCACAACGTCTACAAATGTGTGCAAG CTGGTTCCCCCGCAGGTGAAGCCGCAGCAACAGTCTTCAGGGAGCAGTGGTACGCAACCAGGATCTACCGTACCTGGGCCAAGTCCCATTGGAGCTGGTCAGAGTCCCATCGGCCATCCTCCCGTTAGTCTTCAAGGTCCCTTAAGTCCACCTCCATTTAATTCTACAGGACAACCCTCGCATATTAATTATCAG GAATTTCCGCAGTATCCTGGTTCACAGGCAGCGCAATACGGTGGCATGTCGGCCATACCGTCGCCACCAGCTGTGCTGTTCAACACAGGTTCAGGACAATTACCAGCTCAAGCGGGCGGTTTATATGGAGCGTTTCAATTAGATCAGAGCCGATCACCGTTTACGCAGTACGCGCCGTACGCTCCGTCTCTTCAGAGCTCGTTTAGCCAACAAAATGTATACTTGCAGCAACCGCCACCACCTCCACCTCATGCGCCAAATGCTCCAACACCAGAGATGTATCAGAACAATTTATCTCAATACCGAATT ACTGCAGCAGCTGGTCCGCCATTTGGACAAAATCAACAGCTTAGTAATAATCCCAATACGGTACTAATCAGTTCGTCATCAAATTCTCTAATGTCCGCGAGCGTCAAGCCATCGTCTCAACCAATTGGAGCAATTGGAACTAAAGCTCCACATTTCCAGAGCCCATCTGCTCCTCAACCCAATCAG TTGGCTTATATACCATATGATCCAAATCAAGTGCTCGGTGTTAGCGGTAGTTACATGAGCAATTCACAATTAGTGCAGAGACCTGGTCCAAATGTGCAAGCATCCAACAGTTACTACAGCGCTACATCCGCtg atGTATTTCCTGGCTCGCAGACAGGCTTCTACCAATCCGGTGGTGCTACTCAACAAACTGGAACTCATTATGGTCTGCAAGGATTTGGCCAACACAGTCAAAGTCTGGCAACGGGTAGCGCAACTCCTGTTGGTCTACAAAATTATGGCCCTAGCTTTCTATCCAGTTCAGGATTGCAAATTGCTGCAGCAGCTCAACAATTTCGTAATCCCACTGGTGGTCTGCCAGGACCAGGAAATGCAGCACCCACATTTCTTAGTAAGCATCAACCGCAGGAGCAACCCAGACAGTTAAAGAGTCCATCGGGAAATCAACAGGATGTACTTGCATCGGTCTTTAGTTCAA ctCCACAAATACCGTCGCCTAAATCAAGAAATTGCAAACAGCAATCTTCGTCACAACAACCACAGCCAAGTCCTACACAACATCACAAGTATCAACAATATCAGGGCGTTAGTCAGTCTGCTCTGGTAAGCAGCTACAATAACTAC GTTTTACAACAGAATGTACGTGGAATGGGTATGCCGCCTCGTGCTGGTATCCAACCGTCGCAACAGCGTTATCCACCCCCGATACAACGTCCTGTAGTACCATTTGCACCAGGCCCAAACCCAAATAATCCCACGCAACAACAGCCTGCTTGTATGCCAAcacagcaacagcagcaagCTCAAATTAATCGTCACAGACCGAATTTACAccagcaacaacagcaacaacgTAACATGAAGATGCAACAGCAATATTATTCACCACAAG ggAACGTTAAAATGGATTCCAATGATAAATCTGATAACCACAATGACAAGAATGATGGTCCGTCTGGAACACAACCTGGGAGCAACAAGCCCAACGTAAATCAACAAGATAGTGATAACAATAAGGAAGAAGTGAACCAACAAAACGAGTga